Genomic window (Paraburkholderia phenazinium):
AGGAAGACCATGTGAAGCCGGCGGTGGAGGCGGAAGGGCGTCTGTCGATGTGGCAGATCGCCATGAAGCCGGGCAAGCCGCTGGCGTTCGGCGCGGTGCGGCGTGGTGCGGTGGGTGACGTGAGCGACGTGGGTGCTGGCGCAGCGGATACCTCGACCCCCAACACCCCCGCCGAAACCTTCTTCATCGGCCTGCCCGGCAACCCCGTATCCACCTTCGTCACCTTCCTGCTATTCGTCCGTCCATTCCTGCTGCGTCTCGCGGGCGTGCGGACCGTGACGCCGCGTGCGCTGTCGTTGCGCGCCGACTTCACCCAGTCCAAAGGCGACCGGCGCAACGAGTTCCTGCGCGCCCGGGTCAATCCGGCGGGCGGCCTGGATTTGTTCCCGAACCAGAGCTCGGCGGTGCTGACTTCGACGGTATGGGGCGACGGCCTGATCGACAACCCGCCCAATCATGTGATCAGCGCCGGCGAGACCGTGCGCTTCATTCCCTTTTCCGAATTGTTGAACTGACGCCGGCGGCGTCCGGTGGCGACCCAGATGAAGATTCAGCTGAAATATTTTGCGAGCGTGCGTGAAGCACTTGGTACCGCCGACGAAACGGTGGACGTGCCCGACAGCGTGGCCACGGTGGGCGACGTGCGGGTGTGGCTGCGGGTGCGCGGCGGCATCTGGGCGGAGACGCTGGCCGAGGGGCGCGCGCTGCGCATGGCCTGCAACCACGTGATGACCGATGCCGGCACGCGCATCACCGAAGGCTGCGAGGTCGCGTTCTTTCCGCCCGTGACGGGCGGGTGAGGGAGCGGGCATGACGGTTCGCGTCCAGACAGAAGACTTCGACCTCACCGCCGAGGTGGCCGCCTTGCGAGCGCAGAATCCCAAGGTCGGCGCGGTGGCCTGCTTTGTCGGCACCGTGCGCGATCTGAACGACGGCAGCATGGTCGAAACCATGGAGCTCGAGCACTATCCGGGCATGACGGAGAAATCGCTCGCGGCGATCGTCGAGGTTGCGCGCGGACGCTGGCCGGGCATCGAGGTGCTGGTCATCCACCGCGTGGGCAAGCTGTATCCGCTCGACCAGATTGTGCTGGTGGCCACCACCGCGGCGCATCGCGGCGACGCGTTTGCGTCGTGCGAGTTCGTGATGGACTACCTGAAAACCGAGGCGCCGTTCTGGAAAAAGGAAAAGACCGACCAGGGCGAGCGTTGGGTCGATGCACGTGTGACCGACGACGCCGCGCTCGCGCGCTGGGGGATCGGCTCGATTAATACGAAGTCCGAATAAAGCGCCGTGCTTCTTCGGCTAGACGTCGCAGGTATCGCGGCGTTTTAGCCGCGCCGAACCTTCATGGCTCGCTCGAGCGCCCAATGATCTTCGCCGGAAACGGCTCGCCGCGCGCGGCATCGTGCGCCTGCGGATCGCGTTCGCCGCGCTCGCGCCGCGCGGGTGCGATACGGTCGAGCAAATCTCGCTGTTCGGCGGGAATCGTGTAATCCCACCCAAAACGGCTCAATTGCAGACTTTGCGCAATGCGCAAAGCCGGCTCCATGAAGCGGACCGCCGCCGCAGGCTCATAGCGCGACTCCACCGTATCGAGAAAGAGGTAAAGCCAGTGGCTGAAGTGCCTCGGTTCGAGACCCGGCAGCGGCTGATGCGCCTGCTGCACATTGCCGCGATACTGCTTCGCGCCCAGCACGAGACTCGCCCAGAACAGGCACATCTTCGGCAGATGTTCGTCCCAGCGGCCGCCGAGCGTCTGCTCGAAGACAGGACCGAGGATGGCATCGGCTCGCACGCGCTCATAAAACGCATAAACGAGCTCGCGGATATTGGCTTCGGTCGGTTCTGCGTGTCGCGCCGCCGCAGCGGGGGTGGGAGAGAATGGATTCATGCTGTGATCAGGGGCAAATTCAAAGTCGCTAAGTACTGCGAGAAATAATGGCTCACAATCACGTTATTCAGAAAAACAACGCTGTGGTCAGACGATACCATTCAGAATGACGCATATTGACAGAAAGCCCCGAATAACATGCGCCGGCCCCGCATGTTATTGCGAAGAGGCCGGATGGACAACCCTCGCGCCGACACGGTCTTTCAGCGGATCGCCGCCGTCGCTCATTGTGACTTTGCGCTTATGAGACTGACTGACTACACGGATTATTCACTACGCGTCATGCTGTACCTCGCGGTTCGCGACGAGGGGCTGGCGACGATCCAGGATATCTCGGACGCCTACGGTATTTCGAAGAACCACTTGATGAAGGTCGTCCAGCGGCTCGGCGAACTGGGCTGGGTCGAGACGGTGCGCGGCCGCAACGGCGGGCTGCGGCTTTTCGAGCACTCGGGCTCGCTCACGGTCGGCGAAGTGGTGCGCGCCACCGAAAGCGACTTCGCGCTGGTCGGATGCTTTCCGGATGAACGGGGCGCCAACCGGCACTGCGTGATCCAGTCCCAATGCCGCCTGAAAAATGTGCTGGAAGCGGCGCGCCACGCGTTTCTGTCGGAGCTGGATCGCCACACCATCGGCGAGCTGGCCGAACCTCACGGGCCGCTCGCGGCGTTGCTCGGCATGCGGCAGGTGATCCCGATTGCATTGGAGACGTCCGGCGACGGCGGAGCGGCGCCCGTCGATTGACCGAATCAAACCGCTTGTTCGCGTCAATTGTTAAATACTTGCTCCCGCGTGCAAAAAAGCGCTTGAAACCCGCAAAAAACGCCTCATTTTGGTGGTATTCGAAATTGGAGGTCTCTTGATGAGAGTCGA
Coding sequences:
- the moaD gene encoding molybdopterin converting factor subunit 1; the encoded protein is MKIQLKYFASVREALGTADETVDVPDSVATVGDVRVWLRVRGGIWAETLAEGRALRMACNHVMTDAGTRITEGCEVAFFPPVTGG
- the moaE gene encoding molybdopterin synthase catalytic subunit MoaE, whose amino-acid sequence is MTVRVQTEDFDLTAEVAALRAQNPKVGAVACFVGTVRDLNDGSMVETMELEHYPGMTEKSLAAIVEVARGRWPGIEVLVIHRVGKLYPLDQIVLVATTAAHRGDAFASCEFVMDYLKTEAPFWKKEKTDQGERWVDARVTDDAALARWGIGSINTKSE
- a CDS encoding group III truncated hemoglobin — its product is MNPFSPTPAAAARHAEPTEANIRELVYAFYERVRADAILGPVFEQTLGGRWDEHLPKMCLFWASLVLGAKQYRGNVQQAHQPLPGLEPRHFSHWLYLFLDTVESRYEPAAAVRFMEPALRIAQSLQLSRFGWDYTIPAEQRDLLDRIAPARRERGERDPQAHDAARGEPFPAKIIGRSSEP
- a CDS encoding Rrf2 family transcriptional regulator codes for the protein MRLTDYTDYSLRVMLYLAVRDEGLATIQDISDAYGISKNHLMKVVQRLGELGWVETVRGRNGGLRLFEHSGSLTVGEVVRATESDFALVGCFPDERGANRHCVIQSQCRLKNVLEAARHAFLSELDRHTIGELAEPHGPLAALLGMRQVIPIALETSGDGGAAPVD